In Pedobacter heparinus DSM 2366, the following are encoded in one genomic region:
- a CDS encoding DUF5703 domain-containing protein — protein sequence MDNKKHIQPLIIGIVLSFLSTSVLAQQPATADQNLVWTSQSENAAGSMPCGGGDIGLNVWVEKGELLFYIARSGTFDENNTLLKLGRLRLKLSPSPFDEDAAFKQELILKDGYVKVKGKKAGLTTEVRLWVDVFKPLVHLEVKSNRKTIAEAGYESWRYADRLTKGKENNQNSYKWAPQGEVKTFKDSIAFKNNGLLFYHQNKAQSVFDITVKQQGLDSIKDQLFNPLKNLVFGGMIWGTGMVPAGNYTGTYAGIAFKGWKLKNDKGRTSISLSLALHTEATTDLRHWTAGLSQTRNKAAAKDFNNSIKWWNAYWERSFIELEGNKDETVVQAGKNYQLFRYMLGCNAFGTYPTKFNGGLFTYDPVLVDTTLKYTPDFRNWGGGTHTAQNQRLVYWPMLKSGDAEMMQPQFDFYTRLLKNAELRTAFYWKHKGASFTEQLENFGLPNPAEYGWKRPENYDKGMEYNAWLEYEWDTVLEFCLMMLETESYAGKAVKPYLPFISSCLSFFDEHYTYLARQRGSKAVDGSGHLVLYPGSAAETYKMAYNATSTIAALKTVLSRLLQVKDITTEQKQGWEAMLKRIPPISFREFNGHTTIAPAKVWERVNNTESPQLYPVYPWGIYGIGRPGLDTAINTFNNDPDVLKFRSHIGWKQDNIFAARLGLTKEAAELTLGKLKDSGRRFPAFWGPGFDWVPDHNWGGSGMIGLQEMLLQSNGKAIYLFPAWPKEWNVRFRLHASYQTIVEAELKDGQVKLLKVIPESRRKDIEIRLK from the coding sequence TTGGATAACAAGAAGCACATACAGCCCCTTATCATTGGTATCGTTTTATCATTTCTGAGCACATCTGTACTGGCCCAACAGCCGGCAACAGCTGATCAGAACCTGGTATGGACCAGCCAGAGTGAAAATGCAGCCGGATCTATGCCCTGCGGCGGGGGCGATATTGGCCTCAACGTTTGGGTAGAAAAGGGCGAACTGCTGTTTTACATCGCCAGGAGTGGAACCTTCGATGAGAACAATACCTTGTTGAAACTTGGTCGCCTGCGCTTAAAATTAAGTCCCAGTCCCTTTGATGAAGATGCAGCTTTTAAACAGGAACTGATCTTAAAAGACGGTTATGTGAAAGTTAAGGGTAAAAAAGCAGGATTGACCACCGAAGTGAGGCTCTGGGTGGATGTATTTAAACCATTGGTTCATCTGGAAGTAAAAAGCAACCGGAAAACCATCGCCGAAGCCGGGTATGAAAGCTGGCGATATGCAGATCGCCTGACCAAAGGCAAAGAAAACAACCAGAATTCTTATAAATGGGCTCCTCAGGGTGAGGTAAAGACTTTTAAAGATAGTATTGCTTTTAAAAATAATGGATTGCTGTTTTATCATCAAAACAAAGCACAGTCGGTATTCGATATAACCGTTAAACAACAAGGCCTGGACAGCATTAAAGACCAGCTGTTTAACCCGCTTAAGAACCTGGTGTTTGGCGGAATGATTTGGGGAACAGGAATGGTTCCGGCAGGGAATTACACTGGTACTTATGCAGGCATTGCTTTTAAGGGCTGGAAATTGAAAAACGATAAAGGGCGAACATCGATCAGCCTGAGCCTGGCCTTACATACAGAAGCCACAACCGATCTCCGGCATTGGACAGCGGGTTTGAGCCAGACCAGAAATAAGGCCGCTGCGAAGGATTTTAACAATAGCATCAAGTGGTGGAATGCCTATTGGGAACGTAGTTTTATAGAACTGGAGGGCAACAAGGATGAAACAGTGGTGCAGGCCGGAAAGAACTATCAACTGTTCCGTTATATGCTTGGCTGTAATGCTTTTGGTACTTATCCGACCAAATTTAACGGAGGTCTTTTCACCTATGATCCTGTTTTGGTAGATACCACCCTGAAATATACCCCGGATTTTAGGAACTGGGGCGGGGGAACCCATACTGCGCAAAACCAGCGTCTGGTATACTGGCCGATGTTAAAAAGCGGAGATGCGGAAATGATGCAGCCTCAATTCGATTTCTATACCAGGCTGCTAAAAAATGCAGAACTGCGGACAGCATTTTACTGGAAACATAAAGGCGCAAGCTTTACTGAACAGCTGGAGAATTTCGGCTTGCCAAACCCGGCAGAGTATGGATGGAAGCGTCCTGAAAACTACGATAAGGGAATGGAATACAATGCCTGGCTGGAATATGAATGGGATACGGTGCTGGAATTTTGTCTGATGATGCTGGAAACAGAAAGTTATGCCGGCAAAGCAGTAAAACCATATTTACCCTTTATCAGCAGCTGCCTCAGCTTTTTTGATGAACATTACACTTACCTGGCCCGGCAAAGGGGCAGTAAAGCAGTGGATGGCAGCGGACACCTGGTGCTGTACCCGGGATCGGCTGCAGAGACTTATAAAATGGCCTATAACGCTACTTCTACTATTGCTGCATTAAAAACGGTATTGAGCAGGCTGCTGCAGGTTAAGGACATTACAACGGAGCAAAAGCAAGGCTGGGAAGCGATGCTGAAACGTATTCCGCCCATCAGCTTCCGGGAATTTAATGGCCATACTACCATTGCACCGGCTAAAGTATGGGAGCGGGTCAACAATACCGAAAGCCCGCAGTTGTACCCGGTTTATCCCTGGGGAATTTACGGAATTGGCCGTCCGGGGCTGGATACGGCTATCAATACCTTCAACAATGATCCGGATGTGTTAAAGTTCAGAAGTCATATAGGCTGGAAACAGGACAATATTTTTGCGGCTAGGCTGGGTTTAACAAAAGAAGCTGCTGAACTCACTTTGGGGAAATTAAAAGATTCGGGCAGGAGGTTCCCGGCATTCTGGGGACCTGGATTTGACTGGGTACCCGATCACAACTGGGGCGGTTCGGGCATGATCGGCCTGCAGGAAATGCTGTTGCAAAGTAATGGTAAAGCCATTTATTTGTTCCCTGCATGGCCAAAAGAATGGAATGTCCGGTTCAGGTTGCATGCCTCATATCAAACCATTGTTGAAGCAGAGTTAAAAGACGGCCAGGTAAAATTGCTGAAAGTGATACCTGAATCGAGGAGAAAAGATATAGAGATCAGGTTAAAATAA
- a CDS encoding sialate O-acetylesterase has translation MKRIKVYTLKFIWLAFALVLSANVSAEVKPASIFTDHMVLQQQTTVAIWGWAKAGSDVQLVPSWDKRRYSVKAAADGKWNIKINTPKAGGPFEISISDGKALVLKDILIGEVWFCGGQSNMEMPMKGFKGQPVIGSNEAILKAANPQIRLYTVPRSSVTERQDNSKASEWKAAAPETVANFSATAYYFGRLLSEMLQVPVGLINDSYGGSSIEAWMSPAQLKAFPEVKIPAKTDTIKEVSRTPTTLYNGMLYPVIGYGIRGVIWYQGESNYDRADRYEELFPAMVKAWREAWGMGEFPFYYAQIAPYNYAQLPPYHTGGKFSSAFIRDAQRKSLAKIPASGMAVLMDIGEENSIHPANKEKGGTRLAYLALGNTYGIKGFGYASPAYEAMSIKDHTAVLKFQNVANGLTSFGKSLTLFEIAGADKKFYPATAKISGSSVTVSSDQVKNPVAVRYAFKDFVTGDLFGTDGLPVSSFRTDDWDN, from the coding sequence ATGAAAAGGATTAAAGTTTATACCCTGAAATTTATCTGGCTGGCCTTTGCGCTTGTCCTTTCTGCGAATGTTTCTGCTGAGGTTAAACCAGCTTCGATTTTTACCGACCATATGGTATTGCAGCAGCAAACAACAGTTGCAATATGGGGCTGGGCAAAAGCAGGAAGCGATGTACAACTTGTCCCCTCCTGGGATAAGCGCAGGTACAGTGTAAAAGCAGCAGCCGATGGCAAATGGAACATAAAGATCAACACCCCTAAAGCAGGTGGTCCTTTTGAAATCAGTATCAGCGATGGCAAAGCGCTGGTTTTAAAAGATATCCTGATTGGGGAAGTCTGGTTTTGCGGCGGGCAATCCAATATGGAAATGCCGATGAAAGGCTTTAAAGGGCAGCCTGTCATTGGGTCCAATGAAGCCATTTTGAAAGCTGCAAATCCTCAGATCCGCTTATATACCGTTCCGCGTTCTTCTGTTACAGAAAGGCAGGACAACAGCAAAGCCTCTGAATGGAAAGCTGCTGCGCCAGAAACCGTAGCCAACTTTAGTGCTACGGCCTATTACTTTGGCCGCCTGTTAAGTGAAATGCTGCAGGTGCCGGTGGGTCTGATCAACGACAGTTATGGGGGCTCTTCTATAGAAGCCTGGATGTCGCCAGCACAGTTAAAGGCATTTCCTGAAGTGAAGATCCCCGCCAAAACGGATACCATAAAAGAAGTAAGCCGTACGCCAACCACCTTATACAATGGCATGTTGTACCCGGTAATTGGGTATGGCATCCGTGGGGTCATCTGGTACCAGGGAGAATCCAATTACGATCGGGCAGACCGTTACGAAGAACTTTTTCCGGCTATGGTAAAGGCCTGGCGGGAAGCCTGGGGGATGGGCGAATTTCCTTTTTATTATGCGCAGATTGCTCCTTATAATTATGCCCAGCTGCCGCCTTACCATACCGGAGGTAAATTCAGCTCGGCCTTTATCAGGGATGCACAACGCAAATCGCTGGCTAAAATACCTGCTTCAGGTATGGCTGTATTGATGGACATCGGTGAGGAAAACTCCATCCATCCGGCCAATAAGGAAAAGGGAGGGACTCGGCTGGCTTACCTGGCATTAGGAAATACCTATGGTATTAAAGGCTTTGGTTATGCCAGTCCAGCTTATGAAGCGATGAGTATTAAAGACCATACAGCGGTGCTTAAATTTCAAAATGTAGCCAATGGCCTTACATCTTTTGGTAAAAGCTTAACTTTATTCGAAATTGCAGGTGCCGATAAAAAATTCTATCCCGCAACGGCTAAAATTTCGGGCAGTAGTGTAACGGTATCTTCCGATCAGGTAAAAAACCCTGTGGCTGTGCGGTATGCATTTAAAGATTTTGTGACGGGAGATTTGTTTGGTACAGATGGCCTGCCGGTATCTTCCTTCCGTACAGATGACTGGGACAATTGA
- a CDS encoding bile acid:sodium symporter family protein, giving the protein MYTFRRFCLLVALVALAVLLYGLLRSDAVFWQPAALVLALSTSIGMGSIESLKSYQYTAWIITAVVAGMIYPEKLLNIGGVDMRNKWLILIVIQLVMFGMGMKMSIKDFTGIAKSGKGVVVGLMSHFTVMPLMGLLLTKVFHFDTEIAAGIILIGCCSSGLASNVMTYIAKGNLVLSVTVTAVTTIAAPVMTPFLMKILAGTLIEVKFINMMMEIIKIVIVPLSAALIHDYLKTASPDQAKKLNSIALLSAAWLVINLLIWKSTFAPNLSEPFLESLEVLNFFTGAVVIGVLYHMLAKKSPKIDDFMPYFSMAGIVYFTTVTTAAGRDHLLQVGFLLFIAAVIHNGAGYFFGYAFSRIIGLNKADARTLAFEVGLQNGGMATGLAGSMGKLGTVGLAAAVFSPWMNISGSILANYWRRKALKEEAASIQYKNEKD; this is encoded by the coding sequence ATGTATACGTTCCGCAGGTTTTGCCTGCTCGTCGCTTTAGTTGCCCTGGCTGTTTTACTGTATGGCCTGCTGCGCTCAGATGCTGTCTTCTGGCAGCCGGCAGCACTTGTACTGGCCCTTAGTACCTCTATCGGTATGGGGTCGATTGAATCCCTTAAAAGTTATCAGTACACGGCATGGATTATTACCGCTGTTGTTGCCGGGATGATTTATCCTGAAAAACTGCTTAACATTGGCGGTGTAGATATGCGAAATAAATGGCTTATTCTGATCGTCATTCAACTGGTGATGTTTGGCATGGGCATGAAGATGAGCATTAAAGATTTTACAGGAATTGCAAAGTCTGGAAAAGGTGTTGTTGTAGGTTTAATGAGCCATTTTACGGTGATGCCTTTGATGGGATTGCTGTTAACTAAAGTTTTTCATTTTGATACAGAAATTGCGGCAGGAATTATCCTGATTGGTTGTTGCTCCAGCGGATTGGCATCTAATGTAATGACTTACATTGCCAAAGGAAACCTGGTACTGTCTGTAACAGTAACTGCTGTTACCACCATTGCTGCTCCGGTAATGACCCCTTTTTTAATGAAAATCCTCGCCGGAACTTTAATAGAAGTAAAGTTCATTAATATGATGATGGAGATCATTAAGATTGTGATTGTTCCTTTAAGTGCTGCACTTATTCATGATTATCTTAAAACGGCATCTCCTGACCAGGCAAAGAAATTAAATAGCATAGCATTGCTTTCTGCAGCATGGTTAGTGATTAACCTGCTGATTTGGAAAAGCACTTTTGCCCCCAATCTATCTGAACCTTTTTTAGAAAGTTTAGAAGTGCTTAATTTCTTTACAGGAGCGGTTGTTATCGGTGTACTGTATCATATGCTTGCCAAGAAATCTCCTAAAATTGATGATTTCATGCCTTACTTTTCTATGGCCGGGATTGTTTATTTCACCACAGTTACTACAGCAGCCGGACGTGATCATCTTTTGCAGGTAGGCTTTTTATTGTTCATTGCTGCTGTTATCCATAATGGCGCAGGTTATTTTTTCGGATATGCTTTCAGCCGGATAATAGGGCTTAATAAAGCAGACGCCAGAACGCTGGCATTTGAAGTTGGATTACAAAACGGAGGAATGGCTACAGGGCTGGCCGGTTCTATGGGTAAGCTGGGTACAGTTGGCCTGGCAGCAGCCGTATTTAGCCCATGGATGAACATCTCGGGCTCAATACTGGCCAATTACTGGCGCCGTAAAGCATTAAAAGAAGAAGCCGCATCAATTCAATATAAAAATGAAAAGGATTAA
- a CDS encoding aspartate/glutamate racemase family protein, translating into MKAKTLGLVHTSATLVPVFQKLCSEYLPNVNVFNIVDDSLIKDVISRNELTKLTSRRVVDHVASAEAAGADFILVTCSSIGAAIEAAAGLTGVPVLRVDQPMADLAVQTGKKIGVIATLPTTLGPTSDLVKRRAAIAGKEIELTSKLCEGAFEALMGGNPGKHDEMVAKALLELSAVVDVIVLAQASMSRVVDTLPDTGKRIPILASPALAIQHIANLIQ; encoded by the coding sequence ATGAAAGCCAAAACACTCGGACTTGTCCATACCTCTGCCACACTAGTACCCGTTTTCCAGAAACTATGTTCTGAATATTTACCCAATGTAAATGTATTTAACATTGTGGACGACAGCCTGATAAAAGATGTGATCAGTAGAAATGAACTGACGAAACTAACTTCAAGAAGGGTAGTCGACCATGTGGCTTCCGCAGAGGCAGCAGGGGCCGATTTTATCCTGGTCACCTGTTCTTCCATAGGTGCAGCCATTGAAGCTGCAGCAGGTCTAACTGGTGTTCCTGTATTGAGGGTCGATCAGCCAATGGCAGACCTTGCCGTTCAAACCGGTAAAAAGATAGGTGTGATTGCGACCTTGCCCACTACGCTTGGGCCAACCAGCGACCTGGTAAAACGCAGGGCTGCAATTGCAGGAAAAGAAATTGAGCTGACTTCGAAACTTTGTGAAGGTGCTTTTGAAGCATTGATGGGGGGGAATCCAGGAAAACACGATGAGATGGTGGCTAAGGCACTCCTGGAACTTTCTGCTGTAGTGGATGTGATTGTACTGGCACAGGCTTCGATGTCGCGTGTGGTGGATACTTTACCGGATACAGGGAAGCGCATTCCGATATTAGCCAGTCCTGCACTGGCCATTCAGCATATTGCCAACCTGATTCAGTAA
- a CDS encoding four-carbon acid sugar kinase family protein, which translates to MEVTKNKRLLMAFYGDDFTGSTDALEFLSRSGIKTVLFIETPSAAQLARYPELQAIGIAGMSRTMSPAEMEVELQPAFKALAGLNPRHVHYKVCSTFDSSPAIGSIGKAIDIGAAVFNTKTVPLLVAAPILGRYCLFGNLFARMGIGSQGNIYRLDRHPSMSRHPVTPAEESDLRLHLGKQTTKNIGLFDILALHQYQQESTALKLEGEDIVLFDALQQEDLKSIGAIIDGMATVGQTLFSAGSSGIEMALGAHWQENGTLNKEVLWEDSSQHGPVLIASGSCSPVTAAQIAYALKNGFTEIAIDTISLAERASAEDLNADSILITEAAEKYALQATELIRQGKHPLIHTSLGNDDQRVNETDQLFREKNFGKAATAQLYGSLLGMIARKTAERIKLKRVVIAGGDTSSYAARAMGIAAVEMIAPLSPGAPVCRADAPGSAIDQLELVFKGGQVGKEDFFNNNLIATKI; encoded by the coding sequence ATGGAAGTGACAAAAAATAAGCGCCTGCTGATGGCCTTTTATGGCGACGACTTTACCGGCTCAACTGACGCGCTGGAATTTTTAAGCAGGTCGGGCATCAAAACGGTACTGTTTATCGAAACACCTTCAGCTGCACAACTGGCCCGTTATCCTGAATTGCAGGCCATAGGTATTGCCGGAATGAGCCGGACGATGTCGCCTGCCGAAATGGAAGTGGAGCTTCAGCCCGCATTCAAAGCGCTGGCCGGGCTCAATCCGCGTCATGTGCATTATAAAGTCTGCTCTACCTTCGACTCTTCTCCTGCAATAGGCAGCATCGGTAAGGCAATTGATATCGGTGCCGCTGTATTTAACACCAAAACAGTGCCCTTATTGGTGGCAGCCCCGATCTTAGGCAGGTACTGCCTGTTTGGCAATTTGTTTGCCCGTATGGGTATTGGTAGCCAAGGGAATATTTACCGGCTTGACAGGCATCCTTCTATGTCCAGACATCCGGTAACCCCAGCAGAAGAGAGCGACCTGCGTTTACATTTAGGCAAGCAAACCACTAAAAACATAGGTCTTTTTGATATCCTGGCCCTGCATCAATACCAACAGGAGTCTACAGCATTAAAGCTGGAAGGAGAAGATATTGTTCTTTTTGATGCCCTGCAGCAGGAAGACCTGAAAAGCATAGGAGCCATTATAGACGGCATGGCCACAGTCGGCCAAACGCTGTTTTCTGCCGGATCTTCGGGTATAGAGATGGCACTCGGAGCGCACTGGCAGGAAAATGGAACACTAAATAAGGAAGTGTTATGGGAAGACAGCAGCCAGCACGGCCCCGTACTCATCGCATCCGGAAGTTGTTCGCCGGTTACTGCAGCGCAAATTGCCTATGCCTTAAAAAATGGGTTTACTGAAATTGCCATAGACACCATATCCCTTGCGGAACGGGCTTCAGCAGAAGATTTAAATGCGGATTCCATACTGATAACAGAAGCGGCAGAAAAATATGCTTTGCAGGCAACTGAACTGATCCGGCAGGGCAAACATCCGCTGATCCATACCAGCCTGGGCAATGATGACCAGCGGGTTAACGAAACGGATCAGCTGTTCAGGGAGAAAAATTTTGGTAAAGCGGCAACAGCACAGCTTTATGGCAGTTTATTGGGGATGATTGCCCGTAAAACTGCAGAAAGAATAAAACTAAAAAGAGTGGTCATTGCCGGGGGTGATACTTCCAGCTATGCCGCCAGGGCTATGGGGATTGCAGCAGTTGAAATGATTGCCCCGCTTAGTCCAGGTGCCCCTGTTTGCCGGGCTGATGCCCCAGGCTCGGCTATTGATCAGTTAGAACTGGTATTTAAAGGAGGCCAGGTCGGAAAAGAAGATTTTTTTAACAATAACCTTATAGCAACTAAAATATGA
- a CDS encoding ribulose-bisphosphate carboxylase large subunit family protein — MERITAKYYIETPLDLEKSAQLLAGEQSSGTFIAVPGETEELKQRFAARVESITPMDTANEPAIPGVLSAGGKYQRAMIEVSWSIENFGYNLPVMVSTLQGNLYELTQFTGLKLMDLELPASFATAFKGPKFGIAGCRKLTGVYNRPLIGTIIKPSIGMTPEQTAALVNTLALAGIDFIKDDELLGSSANSPFDKRVDAIMEVINRHADRSGKKVMYAFNISDDIDQMQRNYEKILRSGGTSAMISLNSVGLAGVKKIGEIGELAIHGHRNGWGMLNRHPLLGIEFPAYQQLWRLAGVDQIHVNGIQNKFWESDDSVVRSIEACFKPLLGGYSVLPVVSSGQWGGQAVETYRRVPSVDLLYMAGGGIMAHPDGPAGGVVALQQAWQGAVDGLSVAETAAKYPEFGHSVSVFGKKQA; from the coding sequence ATGGAAAGAATAACCGCAAAATATTACATAGAAACGCCGCTTGATCTCGAAAAATCGGCCCAGTTGCTGGCCGGCGAGCAAAGTTCAGGAACCTTTATTGCCGTGCCGGGCGAAACCGAAGAATTGAAACAGCGCTTTGCCGCCAGGGTAGAAAGCATTACCCCAATGGATACAGCTAATGAACCCGCCATACCAGGCGTACTGTCTGCCGGCGGTAAATACCAGCGCGCTATGATCGAGGTTTCCTGGTCGATAGAGAATTTCGGCTATAACCTGCCGGTGATGGTGTCTACCCTGCAGGGAAATTTATATGAGCTGACCCAGTTTACAGGGCTTAAGCTGATGGATCTGGAATTGCCAGCTTCTTTTGCTACCGCCTTTAAAGGGCCTAAATTTGGCATAGCCGGCTGCAGGAAACTGACAGGTGTTTACAACAGGCCCCTGATCGGAACCATCATCAAACCCAGCATCGGCATGACGCCGGAACAAACGGCTGCTTTGGTAAATACCCTTGCCCTGGCTGGAATTGATTTCATCAAGGATGATGAACTGCTGGGCTCATCTGCCAATTCCCCCTTTGATAAACGGGTGGATGCCATTATGGAAGTGATCAACAGACATGCTGATCGCAGCGGAAAAAAAGTAATGTATGCTTTTAACATCAGCGATGACATCGACCAGATGCAGCGCAATTACGAAAAGATCCTTCGTTCAGGGGGTACTTCAGCGATGATAAGTCTCAATAGTGTTGGGCTGGCAGGGGTTAAGAAGATTGGCGAAATAGGGGAGCTGGCTATTCATGGCCACCGTAATGGCTGGGGTATGCTCAACCGTCACCCTTTACTGGGTATAGAGTTTCCTGCCTATCAGCAGCTTTGGCGTTTGGCCGGGGTCGACCAGATCCATGTAAATGGCATACAAAACAAATTCTGGGAATCTGACGATTCTGTAGTGCGTTCTATTGAAGCCTGCTTCAAACCCTTATTGGGTGGCTATTCGGTTTTACCAGTGGTATCCTCGGGGCAGTGGGGCGGGCAGGCTGTTGAAACCTACCGGCGCGTACCCTCTGTAGACTTGTTATATATGGCCGGAGGTGGAATTATGGCGCATCCAGACGGTCCTGCAGGTGGCGTAGTAGCTTTACAACAGGCCTGGCAAGGTGCTGTAGATGGCCTGTCAGTGGCTGAAACAGCTGCAAAATATCCTGAATTTGGACATTCGGTAAGTGTATTCGGTAAAAAACAGGCCTAG
- a CDS encoding aceric acid hydrolase: METITMPKRMMLGLCFACCLVAGMGKAQDKSLVNTSNSQHAKLHSLNMRDVSWTKGFWADRFKVAKEAMVPNMWAIYNDANISHAFKNFEIAAGLDTGSHKGPSFHDGDYYKTLEAMASMYASTNDPKLDAMMDKAIAVIARSQRDDGYIYTKAMIEQRKTGSKNQFQDRLSFEAYNIGHLMTAACVHYRATGKTTLLNVAKKATEYLYNFYQKASPALARNAICPSHYMGVIEMYRTIKDPRYLELAKHLIAIKGKIEDGTDDNQDRIPFLQQTKAMGHAVRANYLYAGVADLYAETGNDSLMKTLNLMWDDVNQHKMYITGGCGSLYDGTSPDGTSYNPTEVQKIHQAFGRDFQLPNFTAHNETCANIGNVLWNWRMLQISGDAKYADVMELALHNSVLSGISLDGKKFLYTNPLSYSDELPFKQRWSKDRVPYIGLSNCCPPNVVRTIAEVSDYAYSISDKGLWFNLYGGNTVNTTLTDGTKLKLSQETNYPWDGNIKIKILSTGSKPYSLFFRIPGWAARADLKVNGKVENMDLRPGTYAELNRKWKAGDLVELVLPMEAQLVEANPLVEENRNQIAVKRGPVVYCLESPDLRGKKIFNVFIPANISLKAMPIKIDGADMISLEGNARLIENKDWKNVLYRPLNENNALSPIKLVPYFAWGNRGHSEMSVWLPVSR, encoded by the coding sequence ATGGAAACGATAACTATGCCAAAAAGAATGATGTTAGGTTTGTGTTTTGCCTGCTGTTTGGTAGCAGGTATGGGTAAGGCCCAGGATAAAAGCCTGGTCAATACCTCTAATAGTCAGCATGCCAAACTGCATAGCCTGAACATGAGGGATGTGAGCTGGACCAAAGGTTTCTGGGCCGACCGCTTTAAAGTAGCGAAAGAAGCTATGGTACCCAATATGTGGGCCATTTATAACGACGCCAACATCAGTCATGCCTTCAAAAACTTTGAGATCGCAGCTGGTCTGGATACAGGATCACACAAAGGGCCATCTTTCCATGATGGTGACTATTATAAAACGCTGGAAGCTATGGCCAGTATGTATGCATCTACCAACGATCCAAAATTAGACGCGATGATGGACAAGGCCATTGCGGTCATAGCCAGATCTCAGCGTGATGATGGTTACATTTATACCAAAGCGATGATAGAGCAGCGTAAAACCGGTTCAAAGAACCAGTTTCAGGATAGGCTGAGCTTTGAAGCCTATAATATCGGACATTTAATGACGGCTGCCTGTGTGCATTACAGGGCTACCGGTAAAACTACCTTACTGAATGTGGCTAAAAAAGCCACCGAATACCTGTATAATTTTTACCAGAAGGCCTCACCGGCCCTGGCCAGAAATGCCATTTGCCCATCCCACTATATGGGCGTGATTGAAATGTACCGTACAATTAAAGATCCACGTTATCTGGAGTTGGCTAAACATCTGATAGCCATAAAAGGTAAGATTGAAGATGGTACGGATGACAACCAGGACAGGATTCCTTTTTTACAGCAAACGAAGGCCATGGGCCATGCCGTGAGGGCCAATTATCTGTACGCTGGTGTGGCCGATTTGTATGCCGAAACAGGTAACGATTCGCTGATGAAGACCTTGAATTTAATGTGGGATGATGTAAACCAGCATAAAATGTACATCACCGGGGGATGTGGATCGCTTTATGACGGGACATCGCCAGATGGGACATCTTATAACCCAACAGAAGTACAAAAGATACACCAGGCCTTTGGCCGCGATTTTCAGCTGCCTAATTTTACTGCACACAATGAAACCTGTGCAAATATCGGCAATGTATTGTGGAACTGGCGCATGCTCCAGATTAGCGGTGACGCGAAATATGCAGATGTAATGGAACTGGCCCTGCACAACAGTGTATTGTCAGGCATCAGCCTGGATGGCAAGAAATTTTTGTACACCAATCCGCTCAGCTATTCAGATGAGCTGCCCTTTAAACAGCGCTGGTCCAAAGACCGCGTGCCTTATATCGGCCTGTCCAATTGCTGTCCGCCCAATGTAGTGCGTACCATTGCAGAAGTGAGCGATTATGCTTATAGTATTTCTGATAAAGGGTTGTGGTTTAATCTGTATGGTGGCAATACCGTAAATACTACTTTAACTGATGGAACCAAATTAAAGCTGAGCCAGGAAACCAATTATCCCTGGGATGGCAACATAAAAATCAAAATCCTCTCAACAGGGAGCAAACCTTATTCCCTGTTTTTCCGGATTCCGGGATGGGCAGCCAGGGCAGATTTAAAGGTAAACGGTAAAGTGGAAAATATGGACCTTAGGCCAGGTACTTATGCCGAACTGAACCGGAAATGGAAAGCGGGTGACCTGGTAGAACTGGTATTGCCAATGGAAGCACAGCTGGTAGAAGCCAATCCGCTGGTAGAAGAAAACAGGAACCAGATTGCGGTGAAACGCGGACCGGTGGTGTATTGCCTGGAGTCCCCTGATCTGCGGGGTAAAAAGATCTTTAATGTGTTCATTCCGGCCAACATCAGCCTGAAAGCGATGCCTATCAAAATTGATGGTGCCGATATGATAAGCCTGGAAGGCAATGCCCGCTTGATTGAAAATAAAGACTGGAAAAATGTACTGTACCGTCCGCTTAACGAAAACAATGCGCTGAGCCCTATAAAACTGGTGCCTTATTTTGCCTGGGGCAACAGGGGGCATTCAGAAATGTCTGTTTGGTTACCGGTAAGCAGATAA